A part of Setaria viridis chromosome 8, Setaria_viridis_v4.0, whole genome shotgun sequence genomic DNA contains:
- the LOC117833418 gene encoding transcriptional corepressor SEUSS, which yields MMPSGPPNPMGPGQPVGGTAASLLRTSSSLLSGGGGGQPGMGGGGGGMLSAQSPFSSLVSPRTQFGGNGLLGGASSVSSLLNRQSFGNGGHMQGPGSMQGGGMQMGTLQQRGGMDGGGDFIGAGGSDPLSFPSSSQVNLGNQMGSDNMQATSQQQQQQMDVVQDMQQQQQQLPMSYNQQPQHSQQLQQPQATVKLENGGSMVGIKSEQQMGQSDQNGPAQMMRSASGVKLEPQQLQAQMMRSLSSVKMEQQSSDSSAFLQQQQQQQQQQQQQQQQQQHLLQLTKQIRNCPDLVSMGGPNAIANSQAAAAAQLSLLQQQRLLHMQQQQQQHQILKNLPLQRNQLQQQQQQQQQQQHQQLLRQQSLNMRTQGKSPPYEPGTCAKRLTHYMYHQQNRPQDNNIEYWRNFVNEYFAPNAKKRWCVSLYGSGRQTTGVFPQDVWHCEICNRKPGRGFETTVEVLPRLCQIKYASGTLEELLYIDMPRESQNASGQIILDYTKAIQESVFEQLRVVREGHLRIVFNSDLKIASWEFCARRHEELIPRRSIIPQVSNLGAVVQKYQAAAQNSTSLSAQDMQNNCNSFVACARQLAKALEVPLVNDLGYTKRYVRCLQIAEVVNCMKDLIDHSRNTGSGPIDSLHNFPRRTASGVNPLQPQQQQPEDQQAIPQSSNQSGQNSAPMTGVQPSASANGDVTSNNSLSCAPSTSAPSPSVVGLLQSSMNSRQDHPMSSTNGGPYNGGGNAAIPKVNSTSSLQSNPSTSFPSPVPTASNNNMMPAPQNTNQLSSPTTSSSIPPMQPPATRPQEAEPSESQSSVQKILQDLLSSQMNGVGQSGNDMKRPNGLNPGVNGVNCLVGNAVTNNSGMGGMGFGAMGGFGHGMRTAMTNNPMAMGARMGMNHSAHDLSQLSQLHQQQQQQQQQHDIGNQLLGGLRQANSFNNIQYDWKPSQ from the exons ATGATGCCGTCGGGCCCGCCCAATCCGATGGGGCCCGGGCAGCCGGTGGGCGGCACCGCGGCGTCGCTGCTCCGGACGAGCTCCAGCTTGCTcagtggcggaggcggcggacagCCGGGGAtgggcggaggtggtggcggcatgCTCTCTGCGCAGTCGCCCTTCTCGTCCCTGGTCTCGCCGCGCACACAGTTTGGTGGCAATGGGCTGCTTGGGGGTGCCTCGAGTGTGTCCTCCTTGCTCAACCGGCAGTCCTTTGGGAATGGGGGACATATGCAGGGTCCAGGGTCAATGCAAGGTGGTGGGATGCAGATGGGCACGCTCCAGCAGAGAGGAGGGatggatggtggtggtgatttCATTGGTGCGGGAGGGTCGGATCCTCTGTCGTTCCCGTCTTCCTCACAGGTTAATTTAGGCAATCAGATGGGTTCAGACAACATGCAGGCGActtcgcagcagcagcaacagcagatgGATGTTGTGCAGGAtatgcagcaacagcagcagcagctgccgaTGTCTTACAACCAGCAGCCACAACATTCTCAGCAGCTCCAGCAGCCACAGGCTACAGTGAAGTTGGAGAATGGGGGAAGCATGGTTGGCATCAAATCCGAACAGCAGATGGGGCAATCTGACCAGAATGGTCCAGCCCAGATGATGCGTAGTGCTAGTGGTGTGAAGCTTGAGCCGCAGCAGTTGCAAGCCCAGATGATGCGGAGTTTGAGTTCAGTCAAGATGGAGCAACAGAGTTCAGACTCATCAGCTttcttgcagcagcagcagcaacaacagcaacagcagcagcagcaacaacagcaacagcaacattTGTTGCAGCTGACAAAGCAGATTAGAAATTGTCCAGACCTTGTATCAATGGGTGGACCAAATGCAATCGCAAACTCTcaagctgccgctgctgctcaaCTGAGCCTCTTGCAACAACAACGGCTCCTGcatatgcagcagcagcaacaacaacaccaGATTCTAAAAAACTTGCCTTTGCAGAGAAATCAattgcagcaacagcagcagcagcaacaacagcagcaacatCAGCAGTTACTTCGTCAACAGAGTCTAAACATGAGAACTCAAGGAAAGTCACCTCCCTATGAACCAGGAACCTGTGCAAAGAGATTGACCCATTACATGTATCATCAACAGAACAGACCACAA GATAACAACATTGAGTACTGGAGAAACTTTGTCAATGAGTATTTTGCTCCAAATGCTAAAAAGAGGTGGTGTGTCTCGCTGTATGGAAGTGGTCGTCAGACAACTGGAGTTTTCCCACAG GACGTATGGCACTGTGAGATTTGCAATCGGAAACCTGGCCGTGGTTTTG AAACAACAGTTGAGGTACTACCACGATTATGTCAAATCAAGTATGCAAGTGGTACTCTGGAAGAACTTCTGTACATCGACATGCCACGTGAATCCCAGAATGCATCCGGTCAGATTATTTTGGACTACACGAAAGCAATCCAGGAAAGCGTCTTTGAGCAATTGCGTGTGGTTCGTGAGGGGCATCTAAGGATAGTTTTTAATTCAGACCTCAAG ATTGCATCTTGGGAGTTCTGTGCTAGGCGCCATGAGGAACTTATTCCACGGAGATCTATAATACCACAG GTTAGTAATCTTGGTGCGGTTGTACAGAAGTACCAGGCTGCAGCCCAAAATTCAACGAGTTTGTCGGCTCAGGACATGCAGAATAATTGCAACTC GTTTGTTGCATGTGCCCGTCAGTTGGCTAAAGCCCTGGAGGTGCCATTGGTAAATGATTTAGGATACACAAAACGCTATGTTCGCTGCCTTCAG ATTGCTGAGGTTGTAAACTGTATGAAGGATTTGATTGATCACAGCAGGAATACAGGATCTGGACCCATTG ATAGCTTGCATAACTTTCCAAGGAGGACTGCTTCAGGGGTCAACCCTCTTCAACCACAGCAGCAACAGCCTGAGGACCAGCAGGCTATTCCTCAGAGTTCAAATCAGAGTGGCCAAAATTCTGCTCCTATGACTGGTGTGCAGCCTTCTGCCTCTGCTAATGGTGATGTGACATCAAATAATTCTCTCAGTTGCGCCCCTTCTACATCTGCACCTTCACCTTCTGTTGTTGGGCTCTTGCAAAGTTCAATGAATTCTAGACAAGATCATCCGATGAGCAGCACTAATGGTGGTCCCTACAATGGCGGTGGCAATGCGGCAATTCCCAAGGTGAACTCAACAAGCTCATTGCAGTCAAATCCATCTACCTCTTTCCCTTCCCCGGTACCCACAGCATCCAATAACAATATGATGCCTGCTCCTCAAAATACAAACCAACTAAGCTCCCCGACTACGTCATCAAGCATACCTCCGATGCAACCACCTGCTACTCGACCTCAGGAGGCTGAGCCAAGTGAGTCCCAAAGCTCGGTTCAGAAAATCTTGCAAGATTTGCTGTCATCACAGATGAACGGAGTTGGCCAGTCAGGGAATGATATGAAGAGACCAAATGGACTAAACCCTGGTGTTAATGGGGTTAATTGCTTAGTTGGCAATGCTGTCACAAATAACTCAGGAATGGGAGGAATGGGGTTTGGTGCCATGGGTGGGTTTGGTCATGGGATGAGAACGGCAATGACGAACAACCCAATGGCAATGGGTGCAAGGATGGGAATGAATCACAGTGCACATGACCTATCACAATTGAGTCAACTACatcagcagcaacaacagcagcaacagcagcatgaCATAGGAAACCAGCTATTGGGTGGTCTTAGACAGGCAAACAGCTTCAATAACATTCAGTATGACTGGAAACCCTCACAATAG
- the LOC117833422 gene encoding protein SAR DEFICIENT 1 codes for MLRVELVPVIGDFPPDGRENWSADEFQKSVVKEREGKRPLLTGDVSLAMRDCHAAVGELRFTDNSSWVRGRKFRIGVCVMPAGSIDGARVREAITEAFVVRDRHGLLRKQYPPVLRDKVWRLENIRKKGMSRRKLAANDIHTVQDFVRSWSSLPSCARSCSAISELNCRS; via the exons ATGTTGCGCGTGGAGCTGGTCCCGGTCATCGGGGACTTCCCGCCGGACGGCCGTGAGAACTGGTCCGCCGACGAGTTCCAGAAGAGCGTCGTGAAGGAGCGCGAGGGGAAGCGCCCGCTGCTCACGGGCGACGTCAGCCTCGCCATGAGAGACTGCCACGCGGCGGTGGGCGAGCTCCGGTTCACGGACAACTCGTCCTGGGTGCGCGGCCGCAAGTTCCGCATCGGCGTGTGCGTCATGCCGGCAGGCAGCATCGACGGCGCCAGGGTCCGAGAGGCCATCACCGAGGCCTTCGTCGTCAGAGACCGCCACGGGTTACTCCGCAAGCAGTACCCTCCCGTTCTTAGGGACAAAGTCTGGAGGCTGGAGAACATCCGCAAGAAAGGCATGTCCCGCAGGAAGCTTGCAGCCAACGACATCCATACTGTGCAGGACTTCGTCAGGTCATGGTCAAGCCTGCCGAGCTGCGCCAG ATCCTGTTCCGCAATTTCGGAGTTGAATTGCAGAAGTTGA